The Thermoleophilum album genome contains a region encoding:
- a CDS encoding acyl-CoA thioesterase — protein sequence MSVTGGTTTFDRATAVERLAEGRYRARMDRAFWVVRGPNGGYVAAVILRALSDHLAEPHRPPRSLTVHYPRAPREGEVTIETRIERRGRSLATGSARMTQDGEVVALALAAFSPAWNSQHDFVHRSMPTAPPPDATAPLPPFPTDIPIREQFELRPVFGELPFSRAERALVGGWIRCAEPRPLDPALLATLSDAWYPATFPVLSRPATLPTVDLTIHFRAHPLPATTDGWVLARFESTVARDGFVEEDGELWTLEGTLVAQSRQLALLI from the coding sequence ATGAGCGTTACCGGCGGCACCACCACCTTCGATCGCGCGACCGCCGTCGAGCGACTCGCCGAGGGGCGCTACCGGGCGCGGATGGACCGCGCCTTCTGGGTCGTTCGTGGTCCCAACGGCGGCTACGTCGCGGCGGTGATCTTGCGTGCGCTCAGCGACCACCTCGCCGAGCCGCACCGCCCCCCGCGGTCCCTGACCGTCCACTACCCGCGCGCACCCCGGGAGGGGGAGGTAACGATCGAGACGCGGATCGAGCGACGCGGGCGATCGCTGGCCACGGGCTCGGCGCGGATGACGCAGGACGGCGAGGTCGTGGCGCTCGCGCTGGCCGCCTTCTCGCCGGCGTGGAACAGCCAACACGACTTCGTGCACCGCTCGATGCCCACGGCGCCGCCGCCCGATGCGACCGCCCCGCTGCCGCCCTTCCCGACCGACATCCCAATCCGCGAGCAGTTCGAGCTGCGGCCGGTGTTCGGCGAACTCCCCTTCTCACGCGCTGAGCGGGCGCTGGTCGGCGGCTGGATCCGTTGTGCCGAGCCGCGGCCGCTCGATCCAGCGCTGCTCGCCACCCTCAGCGACGCTTGGTACCCCGCGACCTTCCCGGTCCTGAGCCGTCCGGCCACCCTGCCGACGGTCGACTTGACGATCCACTTCCGCGCTCACCCTCTTCCGGCCACCACGGATGGGTGGGTGCTGGCGCGCTTCGAATCGACTGTCGCCCGCGACGGATTTGTCGAGGAGGATGGCGAGCTTTGGACGCTGGAGGGGACGCTTGTTGCGCAGTCGCGGCAGTTGGCGTTGTTGATCTGA
- a CDS encoding glycoside hydrolase family 6 protein yields MRLGGFKAALAGALAAALLVPAAAAAYVEGLPDSALGAAPDVRPVFGQPAVPPVPALRDCVPAGYPRADNGRDPRGLDPRSPNPLAGLRFFVDPTEPAFQEYAEAWREGRAERARLLARIAYVPRARWMGRFTRPNMKKKIRDFLECVAAIQPGTVPIIVVMRHQGKQCSDTYDGGGPAEDARTKAWWDDFVEVVGDARVVIGFEPDSIGTIECLAPSRRMARLQLLRYGVQKLSQLPNATVYLEAEAADWQDPELVAEKLRIAGIQYARGFMLNVTHYEWPLNNIRYGWEISRLVGNKPFIINTGSTGRGPYQYYRRVEGRLKRFVTWCNPPRRGLGVPTTADTGFARVDAFVWLDRPGLSDGTCNGGPPVGEWWDERAIDLARRATTWLYYPQRFF; encoded by the coding sequence ATGAGGCTTGGCGGGTTCAAGGCGGCGCTCGCGGGCGCGCTCGCGGCGGCTCTGCTCGTACCGGCCGCGGCGGCCGCGTACGTCGAGGGACTCCCGGATTCCGCTCTCGGCGCCGCACCCGATGTGCGGCCCGTGTTCGGCCAACCGGCCGTGCCGCCGGTGCCTGCGCTGCGCGACTGCGTGCCGGCCGGTTACCCGCGCGCCGACAACGGTCGCGATCCCCGCGGGCTCGACCCACGTAGCCCCAATCCACTGGCGGGTCTGCGCTTCTTCGTGGATCCGACCGAGCCCGCCTTCCAGGAGTACGCCGAGGCGTGGCGGGAGGGTCGGGCCGAACGCGCGCGTCTACTGGCCCGCATCGCGTACGTGCCGAGGGCTCGCTGGATGGGCCGTTTCACGCGCCCGAACATGAAAAAGAAGATCCGCGACTTCCTCGAATGCGTCGCCGCGATCCAGCCTGGGACGGTGCCGATCATCGTTGTGATGCGCCATCAGGGCAAGCAGTGTTCGGACACCTACGACGGTGGCGGCCCGGCCGAGGACGCGCGCACCAAAGCGTGGTGGGACGACTTCGTCGAGGTCGTCGGTGACGCACGCGTGGTGATCGGCTTCGAGCCGGACTCGATCGGAACCATCGAGTGCCTAGCGCCGAGCCGGCGGATGGCGCGCCTGCAGCTCTTGCGCTACGGCGTCCAGAAGCTGTCGCAGCTACCGAACGCGACCGTCTACTTGGAGGCGGAGGCCGCCGACTGGCAAGACCCCGAGCTGGTCGCCGAGAAGTTGCGCATCGCAGGCATCCAGTACGCGCGCGGCTTCATGCTCAACGTCACGCACTACGAGTGGCCGCTCAACAACATCCGTTACGGCTGGGAAATCTCCAGGCTCGTCGGCAACAAGCCGTTCATCATCAACACTGGCTCGACTGGTCGCGGCCCCTACCAGTACTACCGCCGGGTGGAGGGGCGCCTCAAGCGCTTCGTCACCTGGTGCAACCCACCACGCCGCGGGCTCGGTGTGCCGACCACCGCCGACACCGGCTTCGCACGCGTGGACGCCTTCGTCTGGCTCGACCGCCCAGGCCTCTCCGACGGCACTTGCAACGGCGGTCCGCCGGTCGGCGAGTGGTGGGACGAGCGGGCGATCGATCTCGCGCGGCGGGCCACCACCTGGCTGTACTACCCGCAGCGCTTCTTCTAG
- the mdlC gene encoding benzoylformate decarboxylase: MASVREAVYELLRDQGLTTVFGNPGSTELPFLAALPPDFRYVLGLQEASVVAMAEGYARARRAPALVNLHTAPGVGHALGALFNARQDHAPLVVLAGQQARAQITIEANLTLRDPVRLAEPYLKWAFEPPRAADVPHALARAFATAQAPPAGPVLVSVPMDDWLQPADETLATAARERRVTTAGAPTREQADRLAAAIAASARPALVAGPELDHEDGHRVAVAFAEYLQCDVYATPAPGGSGIGFPETHPLFRSILPPAIAPLGEALASHDLVLVAGSPVFPYYPYLPGPPLPAGCRLLQVTCDPEAAARAIVGEAIVADASATLAAVLEKLEGRGYVGPQCAPAAAPPMAGEPPAPEVPEGRLAVGDAARAIRSAAPPQTAMIVEAPSATLALRRHLRIERPRTWFFAAGGGLGFGLPAAVGVKLAEPQRPVIAIVGEGSAQYAIQALWTAAAESLAVVFVILRNDEYAILKWFAQLEGEQGAPGLDLPGLDCVALARAYGLQAERVSSAKELADRLREALAAERPVLLEVPVAAGMAIA, from the coding sequence GTGGCCAGTGTGAGGGAGGCTGTCTACGAGCTTTTGCGCGATCAGGGGCTGACGACGGTCTTCGGCAACCCGGGGTCGACCGAGCTGCCCTTCCTCGCCGCTCTGCCGCCGGACTTCCGCTACGTGCTCGGCTTGCAGGAGGCCTCGGTGGTCGCGATGGCGGAGGGCTACGCGCGTGCGCGGCGCGCTCCCGCACTCGTGAACCTCCACACGGCGCCCGGCGTCGGGCACGCGCTCGGTGCGCTCTTCAATGCGCGCCAGGACCACGCCCCGCTGGTGGTCTTGGCGGGGCAGCAGGCGCGGGCCCAGATCACGATCGAGGCGAACCTCACTTTGCGCGATCCGGTGCGGCTCGCAGAGCCCTACCTCAAGTGGGCGTTCGAGCCGCCGCGAGCGGCCGACGTTCCGCACGCGCTCGCGCGTGCGTTCGCCACCGCTCAGGCGCCGCCGGCGGGGCCGGTGCTGGTCTCGGTACCGATGGACGACTGGCTGCAGCCTGCCGACGAGACGCTCGCCACGGCGGCGCGCGAGCGGCGCGTGACGACTGCTGGCGCACCTACCCGCGAGCAGGCCGATCGCCTGGCGGCAGCGATCGCGGCGAGCGCGCGGCCGGCGCTTGTCGCTGGTCCGGAGCTCGATCACGAAGACGGCCACCGCGTGGCCGTGGCGTTCGCGGAGTACCTCCAGTGCGACGTCTACGCGACGCCGGCTCCGGGCGGCTCGGGCATCGGGTTCCCGGAAACCCACCCGCTCTTTCGCTCGATCCTGCCGCCCGCGATCGCGCCCCTCGGTGAGGCGCTGGCGTCCCACGACCTTGTGCTGGTGGCGGGCTCGCCGGTCTTCCCGTACTACCCGTACCTCCCCGGCCCGCCGCTGCCAGCTGGCTGTCGCCTGCTGCAGGTGACCTGCGACCCGGAGGCAGCGGCGCGAGCAATTGTGGGCGAGGCGATCGTCGCCGACGCCAGCGCGACGCTCGCCGCGGTCCTTGAAAAGCTCGAGGGCCGCGGCTACGTGGGCCCCCAATGCGCGCCGGCTGCCGCACCCCCGATGGCGGGCGAGCCGCCGGCGCCCGAGGTACCTGAGGGACGGCTTGCGGTGGGCGACGCGGCACGCGCCATCCGGTCCGCCGCGCCCCCGCAAACGGCGATGATCGTGGAGGCACCGAGCGCCACCCTCGCGTTGCGCCGCCACCTGCGGATCGAGCGGCCGCGCACCTGGTTCTTCGCGGCGGGCGGTGGGCTCGGCTTCGGCTTGCCGGCGGCGGTCGGTGTGAAGCTCGCGGAGCCGCAGCGACCAGTGATTGCGATCGTCGGCGAGGGCTCCGCGCAGTACGCGATCCAAGCGCTTTGGACCGCCGCCGCCGAGTCGCTGGCGGTGGTTTTCGTGATTCTCCGCAACGACGAGTACGCGATCCTCAAGTGGTTTGCGCAGCTGGAGGGCGAGCAGGGCGCCCCGGGGCTCGACCTGCCCGGCCTCGACTGCGTTGCGCTGGCTCGTGCTTACGGCTTACAGGCGGAGCGCGTGAGTTCCGCCAAGGAGCTGGCGGACCGGCTCCGCGAAGCACTCGCCGCGGAGCGCCCGGTGCTCCTCGAGGTGCCGGTGGCGGCAGGGATGGCGATCGCATGA
- a CDS encoding Sec-independent protein translocase subunit TatA/TatB, which yields MPNVGPLELVLVAVIALIVLGPRRLPEAGRALGQGIRGFRDALHGRDQEHGEVAPPEQRERTAAKRETGERHEGVYDEAQP from the coding sequence ATGCCGAACGTCGGTCCTCTCGAGCTGGTCCTGGTCGCGGTGATCGCGCTGATCGTGCTCGGGCCGCGCCGACTACCGGAGGCCGGGAGGGCACTCGGTCAAGGGATACGAGGGTTCCGCGACGCCCTCCACGGGCGCGACCAGGAGCACGGCGAGGTGGCGCCCCCCGAACAGCGCGAGCGGACCGCTGCCAAGCGCGAGACCGGCGAGCGGCACGAAGGCGTCTACGACGAGGCGCAGCCCTGA
- a CDS encoding PLP-dependent cysteine synthase family protein, translating into MTHTRLESRPCGGKYGDLVEAIGNTPLVELKTLSPKPGVRIWAKLESANPTGSVKDRVARSLIADAEEKGLIGPGQVVLEPTSGNTGIALAMICRRKGYPLKVVMPDNVTPERTELLRMYGAEIVYSPGEQGSNGAVALALEMAESDPRYYMPYQYGNPANPAAHYNGTAVEILEELDEVAAFVAGLGTGGTLMGCGRRLKEANPKTLVVAAEPLQGELVQGLRSLEDGYIPPIIDLSLIDRKIFVSNRDAVVWTRKLLEEEGLFCGVSTGAIAAIAVRVARELDEGNVVFVAPDGGWKYLSSGVYTKSIEELEREGVFERASFW; encoded by the coding sequence ATGACTCATACGCGCTTGGAGTCGCGCCCCTGCGGGGGCAAGTACGGCGACCTCGTCGAGGCGATCGGCAACACGCCGCTGGTCGAACTGAAGACGCTGTCCCCGAAGCCGGGGGTGCGCATTTGGGCGAAGCTCGAGAGCGCCAATCCGACCGGATCGGTCAAGGATCGAGTGGCGCGCTCGTTGATCGCGGACGCCGAGGAGAAAGGGCTCATCGGTCCCGGCCAGGTGGTGCTGGAGCCGACCTCCGGTAACACCGGCATCGCCCTCGCGATGATCTGCCGCCGCAAGGGCTACCCGCTGAAGGTCGTGATGCCCGACAACGTGACGCCCGAGCGCACCGAGCTCCTGCGCATGTACGGCGCCGAGATCGTCTACTCACCGGGCGAGCAGGGCTCGAACGGGGCGGTGGCTTTGGCGCTCGAGATGGCGGAGTCCGATCCCCGCTACTACATGCCTTACCAGTACGGCAACCCTGCGAACCCCGCCGCCCACTACAACGGCACAGCGGTCGAGATCCTCGAAGAGCTCGACGAGGTCGCGGCGTTCGTGGCCGGACTCGGCACCGGAGGCACCCTCATGGGTTGCGGGCGACGGCTCAAAGAGGCGAATCCGAAGACGCTGGTGGTGGCGGCCGAACCGCTGCAAGGCGAGCTCGTCCAGGGGCTGCGCTCGCTCGAGGACGGCTACATCCCGCCGATCATCGACCTCTCACTGATCGATCGCAAGATCTTCGTTTCGAACCGCGACGCGGTGGTGTGGACGCGCAAGCTGCTCGAGGAGGAGGGCCTCTTCTGTGGTGTCTCGACGGGCGCGATCGCGGCGATCGCCGTGCGCGTAGCACGGGAACTGGACGAAGGAAACGTCGTCTTCGTGGCGCCCGACGGCGGCTGGAAGTACTTGAGCTCCGGCGTTTACACGAAGAGCATCGAGGAGCTCGAACGCGAGGGCGTGTTCGAGCGCGCTTCGTTCTGGTAG
- a CDS encoding acyl-CoA dehydrogenase family protein, which translates to MDFSASERVERLLERLRAFMDEHVYPVEREALEALDREVRPGVPYPRILVELRERAKREGLWNLFMPDERYGPGLTNWEYGMLCEEMGRSPIAPLVFNCSAPDTGNMEILAEHGSEEQKRRWLEPLLEGDIRSCFSMTEPETPGSDPTQLAARAELDGDEWVINGHKWFTSGYNGAAFAIAMVVTDPDAPPHRRASMIIVPTDTPGFIGVRPVSVMGHAAGPGHWEVRYENCRVPRENLLGGRGAGFAIAQDRLGPGRIHHCMRAIGSAERALEAMCRRAHERSPFGGPLAEKQFVQDFIAKSRMEIDQARLLTLYAAWQMDTHGKRAARRAISMIKVVAAQMHQRVLDRALQVHGALGMSDDTLLSLAWRQGRWLRIADGPDEVHKMVIALRELNRFRPGSEAGERAAATATTQ; encoded by the coding sequence ATGGACTTCAGCGCATCGGAGCGAGTGGAGCGGTTGCTCGAACGCCTGCGGGCGTTCATGGACGAACACGTGTACCCCGTCGAGCGCGAGGCGCTCGAGGCGCTGGACCGCGAGGTGCGGCCGGGTGTGCCCTATCCGCGCATCCTCGTGGAGCTGCGCGAGCGGGCCAAACGGGAGGGTTTGTGGAACCTCTTCATGCCCGACGAGCGCTACGGCCCGGGGCTTACGAACTGGGAGTACGGGATGCTCTGCGAGGAGATGGGGCGCAGCCCGATCGCGCCGCTCGTCTTCAACTGCTCGGCACCCGATACCGGAAACATGGAGATCCTCGCCGAGCACGGCAGCGAGGAGCAGAAACGCCGCTGGCTCGAGCCGCTGCTAGAGGGCGACATCCGCAGCTGCTTCTCGATGACCGAGCCGGAGACGCCCGGTTCCGACCCGACGCAGCTGGCGGCGCGTGCCGAGCTCGACGGCGACGAGTGGGTGATCAACGGGCACAAGTGGTTCACCTCCGGCTACAACGGGGCGGCGTTTGCGATCGCGATGGTCGTCACCGATCCCGACGCGCCGCCCCACCGGCGCGCGTCGATGATCATCGTCCCCACCGACACGCCGGGCTTCATCGGTGTGCGGCCGGTGTCGGTAATGGGGCACGCGGCTGGACCCGGCCACTGGGAGGTGCGCTACGAGAACTGCCGCGTGCCACGCGAGAACCTGCTTGGTGGGCGGGGCGCCGGTTTCGCGATCGCCCAGGACCGGCTCGGTCCGGGGCGCATCCACCACTGCATGCGCGCGATCGGTTCGGCCGAGCGCGCGCTCGAGGCGATGTGCCGCCGCGCCCACGAGCGCTCGCCGTTCGGTGGACCGCTCGCCGAAAAGCAGTTCGTGCAGGACTTCATCGCCAAGTCGCGGATGGAGATCGACCAGGCGCGGCTGCTCACCCTGTACGCCGCTTGGCAGATGGACACTCACGGCAAGCGCGCAGCTCGCCGGGCGATCTCGATGATCAAGGTCGTCGCCGCGCAGATGCACCAGCGCGTCCTCGATCGGGCGCTGCAGGTGCACGGCGCGCTCGGCATGTCCGACGACACGCTGCTCTCGCTGGCCTGGCGGCAGGGACGCTGGCTGCGCATCGCCGACGGTCCCGACGAGGTCCACAAGATGGTGATCGCGTTGCGTGAGCTGAACCGCTTCCGGCCAGGGTCGGAAGCTGGCGAGCGGGCGGCAGCGACAGCTACGACGCAGTAG
- a CDS encoding Mov34/MPN/PAD-1 family protein, which produces MTRAQWQALVDHARREAPNECCGYMRLLDGRVDEVFPAENIRRSPYGYELGFEALMAANDLEDAGYGVAIYHSHPRSPAQPSQTDINLANYPDWLQVIVSLADPDRPQVRAFWIVDGQVREEPIEVEDG; this is translated from the coding sequence ATGACACGCGCTCAGTGGCAGGCGCTGGTCGACCACGCGCGGCGCGAGGCACCGAATGAGTGCTGCGGCTACATGCGCCTACTCGACGGCCGGGTCGATGAGGTCTTTCCGGCCGAGAACATTCGTCGCTCCCCGTACGGCTACGAGCTCGGCTTCGAGGCGTTGATGGCTGCCAACGACCTCGAGGACGCCGGCTACGGGGTCGCGATCTACCACTCTCACCCGCGCAGCCCCGCGCAACCTTCGCAGACCGACATCAACCTCGCGAACTACCCGGATTGGCTGCAGGTGATCGTGTCGCTGGCCGACCCTGATCGCCCGCAGGTACGCGCCTTCTGGATAGTCGATGGCCAGGTTCGCGAGGAGCCGATCGAGGTCGAGGACGGCTGA
- a CDS encoding ferritin-like domain-containing protein translates to MQSTAQASGAPAEAAASLAAPTSGLRRRDLLRGALPGSLAGLAALGLVPLTAGCGTRFVRDPRADAALLAQALEVVYQVRHAYLRAAALLSARERALAASIRAQEAEQAAQLGELIKRLGRRPPRPLLAAEYDAQLPVLANREDALRLLRDAEDLEVRTHLLAFARISAPELRSGILRLAYAHAAHGMLIASLRGERAPERAFVTGRPRS, encoded by the coding sequence GTGCAAAGCACAGCGCAAGCGAGCGGCGCGCCCGCGGAAGCGGCGGCATCGCTGGCCGCCCCGACCTCGGGCTTGCGGCGGCGCGACCTGCTGCGCGGCGCCCTCCCCGGCTCGCTTGCGGGTCTCGCCGCGCTCGGACTCGTGCCGCTCACGGCAGGCTGCGGCACGCGCTTCGTGCGCGATCCTCGCGCCGACGCAGCGCTGTTGGCCCAGGCGCTCGAGGTCGTCTACCAGGTGCGCCACGCCTATCTGCGGGCTGCCGCTCTCCTCTCCGCGCGCGAGCGCGCGTTAGCCGCTTCGATCCGGGCTCAGGAAGCGGAGCAGGCGGCACAACTCGGCGAGCTGATCAAACGCCTCGGACGGCGGCCGCCGCGGCCTTTGCTGGCCGCCGAGTACGACGCTCAGCTGCCGGTGCTCGCCAACCGCGAGGACGCACTGCGCTTGCTGCGCGACGCCGAAGATCTGGAGGTGCGCACGCACCTCCTTGCCTTCGCCCGCATTAGCGCACCCGAGCTACGCTCGGGCATTCTGCGCCTGGCCTACGCGCACGCCGCCCACGGCATGCTGATCGCCTCGTTGCGCGGGGAGCGGGCTCCAGAGCGGGCTTTCGTGACCGGGAGACCCCGTTCGTGA
- a CDS encoding Fur family transcriptional regulator produces the protein MPLGDADLARNLRRHGLRVTATRLAVYRAVAELGGHPDVESIARKARELLGSISTQAVYDCLAALTDVGLLRRIEPAGSPARFETRVGDNHHHVVCRRCGRTRDIDCVVGAAPCLDPGDLGGFVIDEADVTFWGLCPDCAAVGKDRARDRHAQEARQLATGSNRRKEG, from the coding sequence GTGCCGCTCGGCGACGCCGACCTCGCACGCAACCTCAGGCGACATGGACTGCGCGTTACGGCGACGCGTCTCGCCGTCTACCGGGCCGTCGCCGAGCTCGGGGGACACCCCGACGTCGAGTCGATCGCGCGCAAGGCTCGCGAGCTCCTGGGTTCGATCTCCACGCAGGCCGTCTACGACTGCCTAGCGGCGCTAACGGACGTTGGGCTGTTGCGGAGGATCGAGCCCGCCGGCAGTCCAGCCAGATTCGAGACGCGCGTAGGCGACAACCACCACCACGTCGTCTGTCGCCGCTGTGGGAGAACCCGGGACATCGACTGCGTCGTGGGGGCCGCGCCGTGTCTCGATCCAGGAGATCTTGGCGGCTTCGTAATCGACGAGGCGGACGTGACCTTCTGGGGTCTATGTCCGGATTGTGCCGCGGTCGGTAAAGACCGAGCGCGCGACCGGCATGCCCAAGAGGCTCGTCAGCTCGCTACTGGAAGCAACCGACGAAAGGAGGGTTGA
- a CDS encoding manganese catalase family protein — MYLRIDRLQVELPMPSDPDPQAAAAVQELLGGRFGEMSTLMNYTYQSFNLRGRSKVKPFYDLIANIATEELGHIELVAATINGLLTGATDGDDPRETPLRSALRNAGIKHHFINTGAGALVTNSLGQGWNGEYVFNSGDLVLDLLHNFFLECGARMAKIRVYEMTDHPIARQMLGYLFVRGGVHALAYAKALEELTGVDVKKMLPIPKIPDADFKEARKFIDQGIHTKLYRFSPDDFRDIAAIWKGEHPHDGATLEVQDGPPQGGGPADPPEEPAVFSPGLHPEELRQIAERLVKNA, encoded by the coding sequence ATGTACCTACGCATCGACAGGCTCCAGGTGGAGCTCCCGATGCCGAGCGATCCCGATCCGCAGGCCGCAGCAGCGGTGCAGGAGCTGCTCGGCGGCCGCTTCGGCGAGATGTCGACGCTGATGAACTACACCTACCAGTCGTTCAACCTGCGCGGCCGCTCGAAGGTCAAGCCGTTCTACGACCTCATCGCCAACATCGCCACCGAGGAGCTCGGGCACATCGAGCTCGTCGCAGCAACGATCAACGGGCTGCTCACCGGTGCTACCGACGGTGACGATCCGCGCGAAACGCCGCTGCGCTCGGCGCTGCGCAACGCTGGCATCAAGCACCACTTCATCAACACCGGTGCTGGCGCCCTCGTCACGAACTCGCTCGGCCAGGGTTGGAACGGCGAGTACGTGTTCAACTCCGGTGATCTGGTCCTCGACTTGCTGCACAACTTCTTCCTCGAGTGCGGCGCGCGGATGGCGAAGATCCGCGTCTACGAGATGACCGATCACCCGATCGCGCGACAGATGCTCGGCTACTTGTTCGTGCGCGGCGGCGTGCACGCACTGGCGTACGCCAAGGCGCTCGAGGAGCTGACTGGGGTCGACGTTAAGAAGATGCTGCCGATCCCGAAGATCCCCGACGCCGACTTCAAGGAGGCGCGGAAGTTCATCGACCAGGGCATTCACACCAAGCTCTACCGCTTCAGCCCCGACGACTTCCGCGACATCGCGGCGATCTGGAAGGGCGAGCATCCGCACGACGGAGCCACGCTCGAGGTTCAGGACGGGCCTCCGCAGGGCGGCGGACCGGCCGATCCGCCGGAAGAGCCGGCGGTCTTCTCGCCCGGTCTGCACCCCGAGGAGTTGCGGCAGATCGCCGAGCGTCTCGTCAAGAACGCTTGA
- a CDS encoding putative signal transducing protein, with translation MRLRRGKPAAEAKAVCPLCARSHRPQERFCRVCGVPLRPPAGSYLADPTFDEPAWRRRLRQRARLLDPRLAEGEPVPVAGAQNEAEAELLQGLLLEEGIPSLIRRPRGFDVPDFLAGGPRELLVPAAAVERAREILAAGTGAFAEAEAGRCEGRGAESLADPGEGLSAAPRWFRDLGLRLLALALVALLAVASFGKALAELLGR, from the coding sequence GTGAGGCTTCGCCGCGGCAAGCCTGCTGCCGAGGCGAAAGCCGTGTGTCCGCTCTGCGCGCGCTCGCACCGACCGCAGGAGCGCTTTTGCCGGGTCTGTGGCGTGCCGCTGCGCCCGCCGGCGGGTAGCTACCTTGCCGACCCAACTTTCGACGAGCCCGCGTGGCGGCGCCGGCTCCGGCAGCGCGCAAGGCTGCTCGACCCGCGGCTCGCCGAAGGCGAACCAGTGCCCGTTGCCGGCGCACAGAACGAAGCGGAAGCCGAGCTCCTACAAGGGCTCCTCCTCGAGGAGGGGATACCAAGCCTGATTCGCCGGCCACGTGGCTTCGATGTCCCCGACTTCCTCGCCGGCGGCCCACGCGAGCTGCTGGTCCCAGCGGCCGCTGTTGAACGGGCGCGGGAGATTCTCGCCGCCGGGACGGGCGCGTTCGCCGAAGCCGAAGCTGGTAGGTGCGAGGGAAGGGGCGCAGAGTCGTTGGCGGATCCCGGCGAGGGCCTATCGGCCGCGCCGCGGTGGTTCCGTGACCTCGGCCTGCGGCTGCTCGCCCTCGCGCTCGTCGCGCTGCTTGCGGTCGCGTCCTTCGGAAAGGCGCTCGCCGAGCTCCTAGGCCGGTAA
- a CDS encoding diguanylate cyclase domain-containing protein, giving the protein MVRQLPECVLNGGVRLSTSAGVATLGEDGSDVESLLIAADRALHAAKTAGRARVVAAGDPIVAPLSAA; this is encoded by the coding sequence ATTGTCCGCCAGCTGCCTGAGTGCGTGCTGAACGGCGGCGTTCGTCTCTCGACGAGCGCGGGGGTCGCCACCCTGGGTGAGGATGGCAGCGACGTCGAGAGTCTGTTAATCGCCGCCGACCGCGCCCTTCACGCCGCCAAGACGGCGGGCCGGGCGCGGGTCGTCGCCGCCGGCGACCCGATCGTCGCGCCCCTCTCCGCCGCCTGA